The genomic window aaaatcgttagctTAAAGTGTAATGCAATTTGCggcagaaaatatataaaacccaATACGTAATACATATTCCCGTTCTTTTAATCTATTTTTCGACTTATAGTGTATTCCGGTTGTAGAGAAATATCGCTATATACAGAACTTTTATGTTGTAGCAAATaagtataacaaatttttggcaaattgtATTATCTCCGTACCGCCAAGCTTTGAAGTACCATAAACGCGGTCTACAAAAGTTATGGGCACCTCACCAATGCTGAAGCCATGCTGACGTGCACGCACTAACATTTCCATCTGGAAGACGTATCCCTTTGACACACAACTGGAAATACATTTCTCAAGAACATTCTTTTTGTATAGACGAAACGAGCCCGTCAGGTCAGAGGCATTTGGGCGGAGCAAAATTTGAGAAAGAAAGTTGGCACCACGAGAAATAAGCTTGCGCTTAAAATCCCAACCATAAACTCCACCATCGCCACCATACCGTGTACCAGAGACTATATCGTAATCTTCCTTCGCTTGCAGCTCAATGAACTTGGGAATGAATTTGGGCTGCAAATAAAGAAGTTGCATATTTTAACAATTGGCTATGCTAAATTTTAAAACTCTTACATGGTGACTTAAATCGGCGtccattataataataaaatctccCGTCGCATGCTTGATGCCATGTATATAAGCAGTACCAAGACCTAATTTTGACGCACGCGGCCGTAGTATTATTGTCTCTTCGCCATAGATTTTCTGCAGATCTTTAGCAACATCCAAAGTGCCATCAGGACTACCGTCGTCAATTATAATAACTTCATATTTAAAACCACTAAAGTATAGGAAGAGGATTTGCTGTTAATACTTAATAGCTGTTGGCCTGAAGGCTGAAATGGCCAGTACTTACCTTTCAGTGAGATATTTGACAATGAGCCAAATTATAATAGGCAAATTCTCCTTTTCGTTATATGTAGGCAGCAATATGCTGTATTTACGTTCACTGGCGAGCATATCgcttctatttaatattttgtcctTAATTTAATTGTAAGCTGTTATAAAAGTACACAAACCTACACAACCGGCTGACGTGTGTTCTGAACACAATTTGGTACGTTGCCATACTTCTAAATGTTAcccctatttatttattttaatgaattgaaaatagcaaacaaaaattatctgtttacaatatttttcacataattACATTGGAAAATCACTGCTTTGAGTGCCTTTTAGGACACaacttataaacaatttaaaataaaaagtttcacGATAACAGTGGcagtatattaatattatagcTGCTCAAAGTTTTGATGCCACTGTTGCAGCTCAAAAAGTGTTGCTTTCTTCGTAAATTATAATAACTTTTGTACTATTTTATAGATGGGACTCCTAGTGACTTtattaattgaataattttaacagAGCTCTACAATATAAATCCAAAATAAGTTCCCCAAAATTAAAAACGCACTTATTTTTCATATCACCACTATGGAATTACATAACTATTGTTGAATTTACCTGtacattataaaaaatgtttttttgtttttgcatatcgCGCAGTTttcgataaaattaaaatttaaacactTCATTTATTGCTAATTTTCCAGACCAAAAAAATCTGATTTTGAAACTTTCGATTCAACCCCCACCACGCATAGCCCAATGAGCTGctccaa from Anastrepha ludens isolate Willacy chromosome 5, idAnaLude1.1, whole genome shotgun sequence includes these protein-coding regions:
- the LOC128863336 gene encoding dolichol-phosphate mannosyltransferase subunit 1 — its product is MLASERKYSILLPTYNEKENLPIIIWLIVKYLTESGFKYEVIIIDDGSPDGTLDVAKDLQKIYGEETIILRPRASKLGLGTAYIHGIKHATGDFIIIMDADLSHHPKFIPKFIELQAKEDYDIVSGTRYGGDGGVYGWDFKRKLISRGANFLSQILLRPNASDLTGSFRLYKKNVLEKCISSCVSKGYVFQMEMLVRARQHGFSIGEVPITFVDRVYGTSKLGGTEIIQFAKNLLYLFATT